The Chitinophaga flava genome has a segment encoding these proteins:
- a CDS encoding oleate hydratase, producing MNNLTSKFENVIQTSDIYGKVDHQPDASKETPRNTPEKSMPFSDQIGNYQRNKGIPAKSYKDSKVYIVGSGIAGLSTAYYFIRDGHFTPENITFIEQLQIDGGSLDGAGNAKDGYIIRGGREMDCTYENLWDLFQDIPALEMPPPYSVLDEYRLVNDNDSNYSIARLIHEQGKVKDFSKFGLNKKDQLTLIKLLLKKKEELDDITIEDYFGKSFLESNFWTFWRTMFAFENWHSLLEFKLYMHRFLHAIDGLHDLSSLIFPKYNQYDSFVTPLGRWLKEKGVKIRFNALVKDLDIHINAEGKVVKGIITEEDGKEVVIPVTADDYVIVTTGSMTEDTSYGNNTTAPVLAVDNSTSGQSAGWKLWKNLAAKSPAFGKPEKFCSNIEKSSWESVTLTCRPSALVEKLKTYAVNDPYSGKTVTGGIITITDSNWLMSFTCNRQPHFPTQPDDILVLWVYSLFMDKEGNYIKKTMPACTGNEILTELCYHLGIVEQIDNVVENTIVRTAYMPYITSMFMPRAKGDRPRIVPEGCKNLGLIGQFVETNNDVVFTMESSVRSARVAVYTLLNLNKQVPDINPLQYDIRHLLKATKTLNDNQPFLGEGLLRRVLKGTYFEHILPVGADAHPHEEEKESFLAEQFGKFKEWVASFKS from the coding sequence ATGAACAACCTTACTTCAAAATTCGAGAATGTAATCCAAACTTCCGACATCTACGGAAAAGTTGACCACCAGCCGGATGCCAGCAAAGAGACGCCGAGAAACACCCCTGAAAAGTCAATGCCTTTTTCTGACCAGATAGGGAACTACCAACGCAATAAGGGTATCCCGGCCAAATCCTATAAAGACAGCAAGGTGTATATCGTGGGTAGCGGTATTGCAGGACTGTCCACTGCTTATTACTTTATCCGTGACGGACATTTTACACCGGAAAACATTACGTTCATAGAGCAGCTGCAGATTGACGGTGGTTCACTGGATGGGGCCGGAAACGCTAAAGACGGATACATTATCCGCGGAGGCCGTGAAATGGACTGCACCTATGAAAATCTCTGGGACCTCTTTCAGGATATTCCGGCCCTGGAAATGCCGCCTCCCTATAGCGTGCTGGATGAATACCGCCTTGTAAACGATAACGATTCCAACTATTCAATTGCGAGATTGATCCATGAGCAGGGGAAAGTGAAGGACTTCAGCAAATTTGGATTGAACAAAAAGGATCAGCTGACACTGATAAAACTGCTGCTCAAGAAGAAGGAAGAACTGGATGATATCACCATTGAAGATTATTTCGGTAAAAGTTTCCTTGAAAGTAACTTCTGGACCTTCTGGCGTACGATGTTCGCTTTCGAAAACTGGCATAGTTTGCTTGAGTTCAAGTTGTATATGCACCGTTTTCTGCATGCCATCGATGGTCTGCACGATCTTTCTTCCCTTATTTTCCCGAAATATAATCAGTATGACTCTTTTGTTACTCCTTTGGGAAGATGGTTGAAGGAAAAGGGTGTAAAGATCCGGTTCAACGCTCTGGTAAAGGACCTGGATATTCATATCAATGCTGAAGGCAAAGTGGTTAAAGGGATCATTACAGAGGAAGACGGAAAAGAAGTTGTTATTCCGGTTACAGCGGATGACTATGTGATCGTCACTACGGGTTCAATGACCGAGGATACATCTTACGGTAATAATACCACCGCACCGGTATTGGCAGTGGACAACAGCACCAGCGGCCAGAGTGCGGGATGGAAATTGTGGAAGAACCTGGCGGCAAAATCTCCTGCTTTCGGTAAACCGGAAAAATTCTGTTCCAATATCGAAAAGTCATCCTGGGAGTCTGTAACCTTGACCTGCAGGCCTTCTGCCCTGGTAGAAAAACTAAAAACATACGCCGTAAACGATCCGTATTCCGGCAAAACCGTTACGGGTGGTATTATCACCATAACAGATTCCAACTGGCTGATGAGTTTCACCTGTAACCGCCAGCCACACTTCCCGACACAACCGGATGACATTCTTGTATTGTGGGTCTACTCCCTGTTTATGGATAAGGAAGGAAATTACATTAAGAAAACCATGCCGGCTTGTACTGGCAACGAGATCCTTACTGAATTGTGTTACCACTTGGGGATTGTGGAACAGATCGATAATGTAGTAGAAAACACCATCGTACGTACTGCTTACATGCCTTACATCACATCAATGTTTATGCCCAGAGCTAAAGGGGACCGCCCGCGGATCGTTCCTGAAGGATGCAAAAACCTTGGTTTGATCGGACAGTTTGTAGAAACGAATAACGATGTTGTGTTTACGATGGAAAGTTCTGTACGCTCTGCACGTGTTGCGGTGTATACACTGCTGAACCTGAACAAGCAGGTTCCGGACATAAATCCGTTACAATATGATATCCGCCACTTGTTGAAAGCCACCAAAACACTGAATGACAATCAGCCGTTCCTGGGAGAGGGCCTGTTGCGGAGAGTATTGAAAGGCACCTATTTCGAACATATTCTGCCGGTAGGTGCTGATGCACACCCTCATGAAGAAGAAAAAGAATCTTTCCTGGCAGAGCAGTTCGGCAAGTTTAAAGAATGGGTTGCAAGCTTTAAGAGCTAA
- a CDS encoding 3-hydroxyacyl-CoA dehydrogenase: protein MNFKNITIAGSGVLGYQIAFQAAFHGFDVTVYDINDEVLEKAKAKFVTMSEAFKRDLGALQDQLDAAYQHLHYSSNLAEAVKDADLLIEAVPENPQIKIDFYQKLSKVAPAKTVFATNSSTLLPSQFAEATGRPEKFAALHFANNIWKQNTAEVMGHAGTDKAVFDDLLQFATAIGMVALPLHKEQPGYILNSLLVPLLSAATDLLVNGVTDAETVDKTWMIATGAPMGPFAILDVVGITTAYNINKMIAEKTQDPLKLKTVEYLKAQFIDKNKLGVATGAGFYTYPNPAYQDKDFLK, encoded by the coding sequence ATGAATTTCAAAAATATTACCATAGCGGGAAGCGGTGTTTTAGGCTACCAGATAGCTTTTCAGGCCGCATTTCACGGATTTGATGTAACCGTGTACGATATTAACGACGAAGTTTTGGAAAAAGCGAAAGCCAAATTCGTGACTATGAGTGAAGCATTCAAAAGAGATCTAGGTGCTTTACAGGATCAATTGGATGCAGCTTATCAGCATCTTCACTATAGTTCCAACCTTGCGGAAGCGGTAAAAGATGCAGACTTATTAATTGAAGCTGTGCCGGAAAATCCGCAAATCAAGATCGATTTCTACCAAAAGCTATCTAAGGTAGCTCCCGCGAAAACGGTGTTTGCAACTAACTCCTCTACATTGTTGCCGAGCCAGTTTGCAGAAGCAACAGGGCGTCCGGAAAAATTCGCGGCGCTTCATTTCGCCAATAATATCTGGAAACAAAATACGGCCGAGGTAATGGGGCACGCTGGAACAGATAAGGCCGTCTTCGATGATTTATTGCAGTTTGCAACAGCCATCGGTATGGTCGCTTTACCGCTCCATAAAGAGCAGCCCGGATATATTTTAAATTCACTATTGGTTCCGCTGTTGAGTGCAGCTACCGATTTATTGGTAAATGGTGTTACTGATGCTGAAACCGTGGACAAAACCTGGATGATCGCAACCGGTGCACCGATGGGCCCCTTCGCAATCCTTGATGTTGTAGGTATCACAACAGCCTACAACATCAATAAAATGATCGCTGAAAAAACACAGGATCCTTTGAAATTGAAAACGGTTGAGTACCTGAAAGCACAGTTCATTGACAAGAATAAGCTGGGTGTAGCCACAGGAGCGGGTTTTTATACATATCCCAATCCTGCATACCAGGACAAAGATTTTTTAAAATAA
- a CDS encoding thioesterase II family protein, with amino-acid sequence MKKPQLFLLHFAGGNCYSFQFMKPLLHDFEVIALELPGRGRRMDEPLLNDFDAAAKDLYRQIIGDITDAPFLIYGHSMGASLALRVTNLLEDAGKRPVAVIVSGNAGPGLERSRMRYLLDRPEFIKELELLGGLPPEIIENEELFGFFEPVLRADFEIAERNNLVSEPPIQSPLYAVMGSMEENVERIDNWMAYTRGRFASEVLEGDHFFIQRHPHRIAGIISSFYHRMYAMPQS; translated from the coding sequence ATGAAGAAACCTCAATTATTCTTATTGCATTTTGCAGGCGGGAACTGTTACTCCTTTCAGTTCATGAAACCGTTGCTGCACGACTTCGAAGTAATCGCTCTTGAACTGCCCGGAAGAGGCAGAAGGATGGATGAACCGCTGCTGAATGATTTTGATGCAGCAGCCAAGGATCTGTACAGGCAGATTATAGGCGATATTACAGATGCGCCATTCCTGATTTACGGACATAGTATGGGCGCTTCCCTCGCGCTGAGAGTAACTAATCTGCTGGAAGATGCGGGCAAACGCCCGGTTGCTGTTATTGTGAGCGGCAACGCCGGTCCGGGGCTGGAGCGCAGCAGGATGCGGTACCTGCTGGACAGGCCGGAGTTTATAAAAGAGCTGGAACTGCTGGGAGGGCTGCCTCCGGAGATCATCGAAAATGAAGAACTGTTCGGCTTCTTCGAGCCGGTGCTGAGGGCCGACTTTGAAATTGCTGAAAGAAACAATCTGGTTAGTGAGCCTCCTATACAATCACCGTTGTATGCCGTTATGGGCAGCATGGAAGAGAACGTAGAACGGATCGACAACTGGATGGCCTATACCCGGGGCCGCTTCGCCTCGGAGGTGCTGGAAGGGGATCATTTCTTCATTCAACGTCATCCCCATCGTATCGCAGGTATCATAAGTTCCTTTTACCACAGAATGTATGCCATGCCTCAATCATAA
- a CDS encoding cyclic peptide export ABC transporter translates to MKRILQLIIPMTGRSGFIKYVCLGILSGLCSFLFINTVTGVLGQIIAGTFSNIREYLLIFLAIILLFVWIRRVLSVAVIRLSQTLFWDLRKQIVALVLKSGYRQLSSRKVEVHAAVVSDVNILTQASQSIIDFFTATVLTVICFIYLATLSMPLFAITLLVAVAGVAIYRLRAGINIRNLQTARSLENNFQDSFNSILEGFKELFMDSRKRKSIFEQQVVPVSAEAYENNTKAYIGFLNNQITGYTLFYTLIAAILLYLNTALEIEVKHTLTFVFTLLYLLGAINTIMVLLPVLVRAKVAAGRLLDLKDKLEQDGSQEVTASPVMFTEKLEQIAISNLEYHYGEDDRSFSIGPVNFDIQKGDVIFIYGGNGSGKTTFVHTLLGLHIPSAGEIRFNDTIVENEHYTGYKALFAVVFNDFYLFNEMLGYNSFNTDKWHYYLRMFELEDKVSMGDNGVFSTTELSTGQRKRLALIAALLEEKPLLVMDEWAADQDPHFRKKFYTEIIPHLKQEGLTIIAITHDDRYYHCADKLYKMEYGKLIPEGVQVYQ, encoded by the coding sequence ATGAAACGTATACTGCAATTGATTATACCGATGACAGGCAGGTCAGGGTTTATTAAATATGTTTGCCTGGGGATACTATCGGGTTTGTGCAGTTTCCTGTTCATCAACACCGTTACCGGCGTACTGGGGCAGATCATTGCAGGTACCTTCTCAAATATCCGGGAGTATCTGCTTATATTCCTGGCTATTATCCTGTTGTTCGTATGGATAAGAAGGGTGTTGTCTGTGGCCGTTATCCGGCTGTCGCAGACCCTTTTCTGGGACCTCAGGAAACAGATCGTAGCGCTGGTGCTGAAATCGGGTTACCGGCAATTATCATCCAGGAAGGTGGAAGTGCATGCAGCTGTTGTCAGTGATGTGAATATCCTGACGCAGGCGTCACAAAGCATCATAGATTTTTTCACCGCCACGGTGCTGACGGTAATCTGTTTCATATACCTCGCCACATTGTCGATGCCATTGTTCGCTATCACGCTGCTGGTGGCGGTGGCAGGTGTGGCCATCTACCGCCTCAGAGCCGGCATCAACATCCGGAATCTGCAGACGGCCCGCAGCCTCGAGAATAATTTCCAGGACAGCTTTAACTCCATACTCGAGGGTTTCAAGGAGCTCTTCATGGATAGCCGTAAACGTAAGTCCATCTTTGAACAGCAGGTGGTGCCTGTATCTGCAGAAGCCTATGAGAACAACACGAAAGCCTACATTGGTTTTCTCAACAATCAAATCACCGGCTACACCCTTTTCTATACACTCATAGCGGCGATACTCCTTTATCTCAATACGGCGCTGGAGATAGAAGTGAAACATACGCTGACCTTTGTTTTCACGCTCCTGTACCTGCTGGGCGCCATCAATACCATCATGGTGCTGCTGCCGGTGCTGGTGCGCGCCAAAGTGGCCGCTGGCCGCCTGCTCGATCTGAAAGATAAGCTGGAACAGGATGGCAGTCAGGAAGTAACGGCGTCTCCCGTAATGTTTACCGAAAAACTGGAACAAATCGCCATCAGCAACCTGGAATACCATTACGGGGAAGATGACCGGTCTTTCAGCATCGGTCCCGTAAACTTCGATATACAAAAAGGTGATGTGATCTTTATCTATGGCGGCAACGGCAGCGGCAAAACTACATTCGTACATACTTTGCTGGGACTACATATTCCTTCGGCAGGGGAGATCCGCTTTAATGATACTATCGTAGAAAATGAGCACTATACCGGGTATAAGGCTCTGTTTGCGGTAGTGTTCAACGATTTTTATCTCTTTAATGAAATGCTTGGCTATAACAGTTTCAATACAGACAAGTGGCATTATTATCTCCGCATGTTTGAACTGGAAGATAAGGTCAGCATGGGCGATAACGGCGTTTTTTCCACCACAGAGCTTTCCACCGGTCAACGTAAAAGGCTGGCACTTATCGCGGCCTTGCTGGAAGAAAAGCCGCTGCTGGTGATGGATGAATGGGCCGCCGACCAGGACCCGCATTTCAGGAAGAAATTTTATACCGAGATTATCCCGCACCTGAAGCAGGAAGGGCTTACCATCATTGCCATCACGCACGACGACCGCTATTACCATTGCGCCGACAAACTGTACAAAATGGAATATGGCAAGCTTATACCGGAAGGTGTGCAGGTGTATCAATAG
- a CDS encoding helix-turn-helix domain-containing protein produces MKAYESLKETLSFYGVQCNEPYYISSGNPIFEFPKKAFRIDFYAFCICASGKMEVEIDNHTYHIGANSFLISAPSTIIRIVRFSKDFRMKLLFFDKIFLLRHIANPFFIEQLALFRNSTFSVISPGKEHSLRLFAQLNYLGQQTGRKGRFIEDIIRTIMIQLLLEIATLVDDERGEMAEDIQETNNLFFKFTKLVQENAWHNKDVQFYADKLFISNKYLISIVKKTTGKTPHEIIDETLLKEVCVLLGNPEKTISQIALDTGFSSTSSFGRFFKKYVSISPQEYRKHHSL; encoded by the coding sequence ATGAAAGCATACGAGAGTCTGAAAGAAACTTTATCATTTTACGGAGTACAGTGTAATGAGCCGTACTACATTTCTTCCGGGAATCCGATTTTCGAATTCCCTAAAAAGGCTTTCAGGATTGATTTTTATGCATTTTGCATTTGTGCATCGGGAAAAATGGAGGTCGAAATAGACAACCATACCTATCATATAGGGGCGAACAGCTTTCTAATCTCAGCGCCATCTACTATTATCCGCATTGTCCGTTTCAGCAAGGATTTCAGGATGAAACTTCTTTTCTTTGATAAAATCTTTTTGCTGAGGCATATTGCTAATCCTTTTTTTATTGAGCAATTAGCTTTGTTCAGGAATTCGACGTTTAGTGTAATCTCGCCTGGTAAGGAGCATTCCTTGCGATTATTTGCACAGCTGAATTATCTCGGGCAGCAAACGGGCCGGAAAGGCAGGTTTATTGAGGATATCATCAGGACCATTATGATTCAGCTTCTGCTTGAGATAGCCACACTTGTTGATGATGAAAGAGGGGAGATGGCTGAAGATATCCAGGAAACAAACAACCTCTTCTTCAAATTCACAAAACTTGTACAGGAAAATGCCTGGCATAATAAAGACGTACAGTTTTATGCCGACAAGTTATTTATTTCGAACAAATACCTGATCAGCATTGTAAAGAAGACAACGGGCAAAACTCCCCATGAAATTATAGATGAAACCCTGCTTAAAGAGGTATGTGTATTATTGGGCAATCCGGAGAAAACGATATCCCAGATTGCGTTAGACACGGGATTTAGTTCTACTTCCTCTTTTGGACGCTTCTTTAAGAAATATGTTTCCATTTCTCCTCAGGAGTATAGAAAGCACCATTCGTTATAG
- a CDS encoding penicillin acylase family protein has protein sequence MKRINIGFLFPLLALVILVYALSQPMFVAPPLGKLLDPFVGAVQNEDERRLGAKELTIPVHQLKAPVQVYFDERKVPHIHAQNTEDLYFAQGYITAFFRLWQMDFGSYAAAGRLSEIFSKKEFLEYDRTQRRLGIAEAAKHSLELIEANPETSTAVNAYTKGVNAYIQQLHYRDLPLEYKLLGYEPEPWTNLKSALIMKNIANKMSGYEEDLYMSKMILALGEDRFNQLFPEYYAQSTPVMNISRPQNVPAAAVKTPSYLNYAFLSANSVITESAWNPRLGSNSWAVSGKKTKSGFPILANDPHLNLSLPNVWMEMQLTAPGMNVYGVSMPGTPAVIIGFNENIAWGITNGADDVKDWYKLKISPDYKKYELDSNWSDLQVRREAIRRRGLPVFYDTVYSSVHGPIVYNKSFPGKDSDMVDMALRWELHRPSNEFLTFIQLNKAAGYEDYKNAIRHFQCPLQNFTFASKDNNIAINHQGSMPVKWPGQGRFILDGTSRTHLYTRYIPADSLPQLLNPACNYVQSANQRPTYGNYAYYYNGHYSETRANRIEQLLSTTQQLDISYMEKIQLDNVNAFAVEALPLLLSKVKSSELNAAQQQQLASLKTWNGSYEYGSTTAKLYDLWWWNTRNFTWDEFRNYRFYVRPPEDEVLLKLIRTDPGNTFFDKQGTVRKEDAADIITDAFIAAAMDVDKARKEGKIQWSDFHKVNLIHLTNLPAFSKMGIPAAGQQEVPNAVSRNWGPSWRMIVELGDRPRAYGILPGGQSGNAAGRYYDNFVDDWNKGRYYPLTFFMTVQEAEKQATSTWKLINR, from the coding sequence ATGAAACGGATCAATATAGGTTTTTTATTCCCGCTCCTGGCGCTTGTTATACTGGTATATGCGTTGTCGCAGCCAATGTTTGTAGCACCTCCCCTGGGCAAACTGCTGGACCCCTTTGTGGGCGCGGTACAGAATGAGGATGAACGCCGGCTGGGCGCGAAGGAGCTGACTATACCCGTTCATCAGCTGAAAGCACCGGTACAGGTGTATTTCGATGAGCGTAAAGTGCCGCATATCCATGCACAGAACACCGAAGACCTCTACTTTGCGCAAGGGTATATCACCGCCTTTTTCCGCCTGTGGCAGATGGATTTCGGTAGTTATGCTGCTGCCGGTCGCCTGTCGGAAATTTTCAGCAAGAAGGAATTTCTGGAATACGATCGCACACAGCGCAGGCTGGGCATTGCAGAAGCTGCGAAACACTCGCTGGAGCTGATCGAAGCCAACCCCGAGACCAGTACTGCAGTTAACGCCTATACGAAAGGAGTGAACGCTTATATACAACAGCTTCATTACCGCGACCTGCCGCTGGAATACAAGCTGCTGGGCTATGAGCCGGAACCATGGACCAACCTGAAGAGTGCCCTTATCATGAAAAACATCGCCAATAAAATGAGCGGTTATGAAGAAGACCTCTACATGTCGAAAATGATACTGGCGCTGGGTGAAGACCGCTTCAACCAGTTGTTCCCTGAATATTATGCACAAAGCACGCCGGTCATGAATATCAGCAGACCGCAAAACGTACCTGCAGCAGCAGTGAAAACGCCGTCCTATCTGAATTACGCTTTCCTTTCGGCCAATTCCGTTATCACGGAGAGCGCCTGGAACCCAAGGCTGGGGAGCAACAGCTGGGCTGTTTCCGGTAAAAAAACAAAGTCAGGGTTTCCTATTCTCGCCAATGACCCGCATCTGAACCTTTCATTGCCCAACGTATGGATGGAAATGCAGCTCACTGCGCCGGGCATGAACGTATACGGGGTGTCTATGCCAGGGACCCCGGCCGTTATCATCGGGTTCAATGAAAATATCGCCTGGGGCATCACCAATGGTGCCGATGATGTGAAAGACTGGTACAAGCTGAAGATAAGCCCTGATTACAAAAAGTATGAGCTGGACAGTAACTGGTCCGACTTGCAGGTAAGAAGGGAGGCGATCAGGCGCAGGGGGCTGCCGGTGTTTTATGATACCGTATATTCTTCTGTGCATGGTCCCATTGTATATAATAAGAGCTTCCCCGGCAAAGACTCCGATATGGTGGACATGGCGCTGAGATGGGAGCTGCATCGTCCGTCCAACGAGTTTCTCACTTTTATCCAGTTGAACAAGGCCGCCGGCTATGAAGATTATAAAAACGCTATCAGGCATTTCCAATGTCCGTTGCAGAACTTCACATTTGCCAGTAAAGACAACAACATTGCTATTAATCACCAGGGAAGTATGCCTGTAAAGTGGCCAGGGCAGGGGAGATTCATCCTGGACGGCACCTCCCGCACACATCTGTACACCCGGTACATCCCGGCCGACAGTCTGCCGCAGCTGCTCAATCCGGCCTGCAACTATGTGCAGTCGGCCAACCAGCGGCCTACCTACGGCAACTACGCCTACTACTACAACGGGCATTACAGTGAAACACGGGCCAACCGCATAGAACAGCTGTTGTCGACCACGCAACAGCTGGACATTTCCTATATGGAGAAGATTCAGCTGGACAATGTCAACGCATTCGCCGTAGAGGCGTTGCCGTTACTCCTGTCGAAAGTGAAAAGCAGTGAGCTGAATGCCGCGCAGCAGCAGCAGCTGGCATCGCTGAAAACCTGGAATGGCAGCTACGAGTACGGCAGCACAACGGCCAAGCTGTATGACCTGTGGTGGTGGAACACACGGAACTTTACCTGGGATGAATTCAGGAATTACAGGTTCTATGTGAGGCCGCCGGAAGATGAAGTGCTGCTGAAGCTGATCAGGACAGACCCGGGCAATACATTCTTCGACAAGCAGGGAACGGTCCGGAAGGAAGATGCCGCTGATATCATTACTGATGCTTTTATTGCCGCCGCTATGGATGTGGATAAGGCCCGGAAGGAAGGAAAAATACAGTGGAGCGATTTTCATAAAGTGAACCTGATACATCTCACCAACCTGCCGGCCTTCAGTAAAATGGGTATTCCTGCTGCAGGACAGCAGGAAGTGCCAAACGCTGTGTCACGCAACTGGGGCCCGTCCTGGAGGATGATAGTAGAGTTGGGTGACAGGCCCAGAGCCTATGGCATCCTTCCCGGTGGGCAATCCGGTAACGCTGCAGGACGGTATTACGATAACTTTGTGGATGACTGGAACAAAGGCAGATACTACCCTTTAACTTTCTTCATGACAGTGCAGGAAGCAGAAAAACAGGCAACCAGCACATGGAAACTGATAAACAGATAA